The following is a genomic window from Caldicellulosiruptor danielii.
CTGCTAATAAAGAAAGTGAAAACATGGAAAGAGGTTACTTGATTATTACAGGAGATGTGGACGATAAAAAACATATGCAGTGGATTATAAGTGACGCTGAGGGTGGTAGCCCAATTGATATTGATAAAAAAATTATTGAAAGTTATGAGAGTGACAACAATAGAAAAGAGGAATATAGCATTTTAGAAAAATTGGAGGAAAAAAGGCAAGAGCAAGTACCTGTATTCTATTTAGCAGATGAAAAAGGGGAACTTATTTCAATAGGGCATACAGGATTTTTCCGCATACCTTACAAATACACTATTGGTGATTATATTCCTGAAAATCTCAAATCTGCTGATGGAATTGACTTTGCCGAGGCTTTGTTCGGTAAGGAAGGAGAGTTTGCCTCAAGGGTTTTCTTTGAGGATGCTGAGTTAGCAGAGCAAAATAATAAGGAAGATATATTTTTTTCTGAGACCGTGCCACAGATTTTAAGTAGTCCCAAACCGACATGCTTTCAGCATTATTTGGAACAAGACAGTTTTAATAATAAAAAATTGAAACATTGGAATGATAAAGAGGCAAAAATTAGAGGTTATAAGCTTTATTGGCATAGAGCTACGCCAGATGACGAAAGTAAATATTCATGGAAATTAAAACAATTCAAGATAAATAAAAGCAACTACGAGAAATTTTTAAATAATATAAATAAAAGCAATTCTACATTGTTAAACAAGAAACATAATTGTGTTGAAATCAGTGACAAGGATATTACCATAAAGTGTGCTTTTAATGAACTTCCAAAAGATATTCAAGAAGAACTCAAAAATTACTTATTGCAAAGTTCGAAAGCTCAATATACTGTGATTCAACCTGTAAAGAGCGGAATAAAATTTAAGGGTCGAATTCGGTTTGAAAATCTTTCAAAAGAAGAGTTAGGAGCTTTGCTTTTTGTGTTAGATTTACCTGGAGGTCATTATCATAAAATTGGGATGGGCAAACCATTAGGACTGGGAAGTATAGCTATAAAACCTACTCTTTTTATAATTGACAGGAGTAAGAGATACAAGAAGCTTTTTGAAGATGATAAGTGGTATATTGCTGCTGAAAAAAGGGAAGATATTAGCGAATTTAAAAAGGCATTTGAAGAATATATTCTTTGTAGAATTTCAGAAAATGAAAGAGGAGAGGCAACTTCTTTATGGGAAATTCCACGAATTAAGGAATTAAAAGAAATGCTTAATTGGCGACATACTGAGAAATCTGACTGGCTTGAAAAAACAAGGTACATGCTGATAAATCATCCTACATTAAAAAATGAATTTAAAGACAGACCTGTTTTACCAAAACCGACTGAAGTAGTAGACAGTTAAATATTGTTAACATCGGGCTTCAATTGTTTACAACTTTAATAAAAAAGAATAAAAAAGCGGAGCCTCTTGTGCCCCGCTTTTTATTAAATTTTCCTAAGTTTTACCTCTGCCCATAAGCCTCCCCTTATGTGGTTTGCTGCTCTTGAGAAATGCTTCCGGATTCAGCCTGGTTTGTCTGTCCAGTACCTTGCTGAGTGCTGCTTCCAGAGCCGCTTTGCATCTCACTTTCCTGCCCTTCTAAAGTGCCACCTTGCAAAGTCTGATTTTCTCCTTGTGGCTGAAGGCTTGTCTGATCCTGTTGTTGCAGATTTTCTGGCGCTTTGTGCACATCACAATACTTTGTTGGTGCTTGATACATATAATCATCAGGTGGCACGATTGACTTTGAGGCATCAGGCCAGATGGGGTTGTCTCTGCGAATAAATACCTTCTCAATGAAATTAGGACAATACTGGGTGGCCAACGCTTTTGATTCTGTGCACACTTTTAGCTTAACTCTAAATTGCAATATTAAATGCAACACTTTTTTTGATGGAACTGGAAATTATAACTTGATTAAGACAGCAACTGTGTATGATATTAGTTGCCAATATATGCCAGCTTTCCTGCAGGAAAGCTGGCGGCTGCCATTTTGTACTATATATTCCTCTGTCTATATAGCACTTCTTATACCTCTACTAAAAACTTCTCTATCACTCCTATTTCACATATTTCCTTCATCTCCACTAAAAACCTTTCTATACTGCTCTTGTAGTTGAATATCCTCCTGGGAAGCCTGTTGTACCACTCTTGTATCCTCTTTATTGCTTCTTTCGATATCTCTCTTATTTCTTTCCCTTTAGGTAAAAAACGCCTTATCAATCCATTCATTCGCTCATTTGTTCCCCTCTCATACGCTGAATATGGATGTGTATAATATCCTTCCGAGCCTAATTCATTTAAAACTTTCCCAAGCTCGCTAAATTCACTACCATTGTCACTTGTCACACTTTTGAAAACTTTATTGAATTTATCTCCCAATATTTTTTGAAGCTTTATAAACAAGTCTTTGACATAAGAACTTTCCCTGCCCGGTATAACAAATATCATTCCAAATCGAGTTTTTCTCTCTGTCAAAGTAACAAGTACATTATCCGAAGAACGCTTGCCAACCAAAGTATCTATCTCCCAGTGCCCAAATTCTTCTCTGTTGTTTGCAACTTCCGGCCTTTCTTCTATACTTTTGCCTCTGGATTTGATTTTTGCTACTCTATACTTTATTTTTCTTGGCTTTAATCTAACTTTAACTGGCAAATCTATGTTCTTTACTCTTAACAATCCTCCTTCTATCCAATTGTATAGCGTCTTTGTACAAACCATTTCATCTTTGCTAAATCCAAGTTCCTGCCTACAATATCCAACTACTGCATCTGGCGACCATTTATCTTTCAGTATCTTTTCTTCTGCAAACTTTAAAAAGTTTTCAACCCCTAAAAGCTTACTCTTTCTACCACATTTT
Proteins encoded in this region:
- a CDS encoding TIGR03986 family CRISPR-associated RAMP protein encodes the protein MSDKKSDKRAKAPYNFVPLNESLVLVYNNKDELPSFDKYHQERFSGYIELDIETKTPIFIRGEGSQFFKINNKPFIPGSSLRGMVRTLLEIVSFGKFGFCDIDRKLFYRAVGDSSRLGDEYRSLFTNQQDCCSYKFCAGILKRENGIYKIYPSKKIKGTQIFRVEETTIKYSDLPEELKNSPPYSFFEIYFEPSPLEYHTHYREDKKKNKKVRYELKYAKVERISANKESENMERGYLIITGDVDDKKHMQWIISDAEGGSPIDIDKKIIESYESDNNRKEEYSILEKLEEKRQEQVPVFYLADEKGELISIGHTGFFRIPYKYTIGDYIPENLKSADGIDFAEALFGKEGEFASRVFFEDAELAEQNNKEDIFFSETVPQILSSPKPTCFQHYLEQDSFNNKKLKHWNDKEAKIRGYKLYWHRATPDDESKYSWKLKQFKINKSNYEKFLNNINKSNSTLLNKKHNCVEISDKDITIKCAFNELPKDIQEELKNYLLQSSKAQYTVIQPVKSGIKFKGRIRFENLSKEELGALLFVLDLPGGHYHKIGMGKPLGLGSIAIKPTLFIIDRSKRYKKLFEDDKWYIAAEKREDISEFKKAFEEYILCRISENERGEATSLWEIPRIKELKEMLNWRHTEKSDWLEKTRYMLINHPTLKNEFKDRPVLPKPTEVVDS
- a CDS encoding IS30 family transposase, with the protein product MAYDNHSTKRRKFKHLSEVERGIIQKLLELGYGIREIARELGRSASTISREVKRGTTTQMKTDLSTFEKYFAQTGQAVYEKNRAKCGRKSKLLGVENFLKFAEEKILKDKWSPDAVVGYCRQELGFSKDEMVCTKTLYNWIEGGLLRVKNIDLPVKVRLKPRKIKYRVAKIKSRGKSIEERPEVANNREEFGHWEIDTLVGKRSSDNVLVTLTERKTRFGMIFVIPGRESSYVKDLFIKLQKILGDKFNKVFKSVTSDNGSEFSELGKVLNELGSEGYYTHPYSAYERGTNERMNGLIRRFLPKGKEIREISKEAIKRIQEWYNRLPRRIFNYKSSIERFLVEMKEICEIGVIEKFLVEV